The Clostridiales bacterium FE2011 sequence GGAATGCTGTAACGGAAGCCGGCGTTGATGACCTTGCTCAGGTTATCAATGGAAGCAAGCTGTCCGTCCGCACCGATGAAGGTCTGAACCGCCATGCAGTCCGCATTCATCCGGATTGCGTCCTCAATGTCCACCGCCACCACTTCATGGCTCAGGTCGTCATTGAGCATGCTGGAGCCGCTGGATACACGCAGCGCCACCGCCTTCCGGTTTTCCGGCGGCACGCAGGTACGCAACGCTCCACGGGTGCCCATCAGGCAGTCGATGTTCGGCATGAGCTTTGGCACAACCAGGTCCAGCCGTTCCAGGCCCGCGGTAGAGCCCATGAAATAGCCGTGGTCAAAAGCAAACATGACCGTATTGCCGGACTTGGGATCAAAGATATTCGCCAGGTGCTTTTTCATGCCCCAGTCCAGGTGCTCCGCGCCCTTCACATGGAAGGCACGGTTGTTGGCAAAGGGAGTTTCTGTATGATAGTCTTTCGCGATTTTCAGGCCGTCTTTATCTGCCATAAGAGAATCATCCTTTCCGTACGTTGATGCAAGAAAAGGCAAAAGCCGCGTCATGCCGCAGCTTCCGCCGCAATGGAAGGAGTCCCGCGGGACTCCTTCCGGAATATGGGGATCAGAAGTTGTACTGTGCAACGTTGTCCTTGGTGAACACAACGCGTTCGGGCAGCAGCACGACGCCGTTGTTTTCCTCAGCGGTCTCCTGGCCTTCCACCAAATCGCTGTTGGCAAGGATTTCGACTTCGCCGATGCCGGGGATGTCAACCTTGTCGCCCACATGCACGGTGTTGCCGGCGGAGATGTAAGCAGCCAGGTAGCAGCCCATGGCGCCCTGGATACCGCAGTCCCACAGACCCCAGCGGGTACAGGCACCGGCTTCCAGGTACTCGGTCATACCGGAGGGCGGGCAGAAACCGGTGATGGTCACGTTTTCAGCGGTCAGGCCCTTGTTCTGGGCGGCCTTGCACTGTCCGGGCAGCGCGGTGGAGTCGTTGCAGATGATCAGGTCAACGTCAGGGTTGTCATCCAGCACGGCTTCGCCGATGTTCACGGACTTGGCGGCATCCTGCTCGGAATAGTAGGGATCATGGATGGCTACCCAGGTGGGATAGGTGGCCTTGATGTATTCTTCGCCAGCTACGTACCAGGAGTTCTGGTCCGCAACGGAGGGGTTGGAATAGTGCCACACATACTTGACTTCGCCATTCACGTCCACGCCGCGTTCCTTCAGGGATTCAACGCCCATTTCAACGAGCATCGGTCCGAGCACGGCAGCGGTGCCCTGGGAAACCATCAGCGCACGGGAGTCGGGAGAGACGTCGGAGTCCCAGGTGCTGACATAGATGCCGGCAGCCTGCGCTTCCTGCAGTTTCTCATCCAGCGCGGTCGCATCAACAGAAGAAATGCTGATAGCGTCCACGCCCTGGTCGATGGCCTGCTGGATCAGGTCCAGCTGGGTGGTAACGGAAGCATCGGGAGAGCCGATGTACTTCACGGTGAGGCCCCAATCGGCCGCGTACTTCTGGGCACCGTCGTTGGCTGCTTCAAAAAAGCTGTTACCGGATACTTTCGGGATGAAAGCAACGGTCAGGCCGTCCACAGGGCTCTTGCCATCCGCGAACGCTGCGGAAATGCCAAGGACCAGGCACAGGGCCAGCACAAGAGACAGAATCCTTTTCATGATAGGTTCCTCCTATAAAAGTGATTTATTTATCTCCAGGGGTCTCAACAGCCCCGGGAAACAACCGTTTCAGGTCAGGCGGACCGGCTTTTCAGCCGCCTGAACATGGATGAAATCATATGCTTTCCGGCAATCTCCCGTCCGAGCACCACAATGACCAGGATGATGCCGACAGGCAGATCCAGGTTCTGAGTACTGACACCGAAGCACAGCGGCAGGCCATAGCGCATGATGCAGATGATCAGGGAAGCCAGGACCGTTCCGAGGATGGTTCCCTTGCCGCCGGTATTGGAAGTGCCGCCCAGCACAACCGCCGTGATGATGGCCAGCGTATAGCCGCTGCCCAGGTTATACTTGGCGGAGTTGACGTTGGAAGTCAGCAGCGTGCCTGCGATCGCCGCGCTCACCGCAGCCAGCACATAAGTGCTCATGATCACAGCCCGGGTATTGATACCGGAGTATTCTGCCGCTTCCTTGTTCACACCGATGAGGTACAGCCGCTCGCCGTACTTGGTACGGTGCAGGAGCCACACGCAGAAGAGGATCAGCACCACATAAATGATGATCTGGAAAGGAATGCCGAAAAGCTCTCCCTTGCCCAGGAAACGGAAATCAACGAAGATATTTCCCTTGAGCTTTTCCGGGAAGCCGCTGATGCCCTGGTAGGCGGGCGTGGCGGACATGCCGGAAACCAGCAGTGCCAGGCCGGAATACAGGAAGCTTCCGCCCAGGGTCACAACCATGGGCTGCACGCCGCAATAGGCCACGAAGAAACCGGAGAGCGCGCCGCACAGGGCCGCGGCAGCCACTGCACACAGCACAGCCGCCCAGATATTGAAACCCGCGTCGCTCCAGAGCACGCCTTCAATGATACTGGTCAGGCCGATGATGGAAGCCACCTGGATATCAATGCCCCCGCCGATCATGACCATCGTCACGAACAGGGTGATAATGCAGACGCTGATATAGTTCACCACGGCGGTCATAATGGACGCCGGGCGAAGGAACTTCGGATTGGCCGCGCCGAACACCACAAACTCCAGGATCAGGAAGAGGACCAGGAAAGTTTCCCAGCGTTTCAGGAGTTTTTTCAGGATCGTCATGCCTTGATCCCTCCTTCCTCCGGTTTGCTTTCCGTCCGGTTCAGGAGCCGCTTGCGGCGGGCCGCTTCAATCGCGCGCCGCTGGGTCAGGGCGTCCACCACCACGATGGCAATCAGCATCACGCCGGTAATCGTATTGTCGTAGGTGGACGGCAGGCCGATGAATACCAGCAGCCGGCTGATGGAGGACATGATCACCGCGCCGATGGCCGCGCCCACCATGTTGCCCAGGCCGCCGCTGAGGGAGATACCGCCCAGCACGCAGGCCGCAATGGCTGTCATTTCATAGCCGTTGCCGGCCACATTCATCACCTGGCCGTACTTGGAAGCGAACACATAACCAGCGATACCGGCCATGACGCCGCAGATCACATAAGCGGTGATCTTCGTGCGGAGCACGGAAATACCTACCAGGGTCGCGCCGCCCGCGTTGTCGCCCACGGCGATGAAGTACTTGCCCCGGCGGGTCCGGGTGGTTACCAGGTGGGCGATCACCACCAGCACCAGCGCAATCAGGTAATACAGGGAAATCCCTGCGAAAAGCGACATATTGCCATAGACAGCCACGGGGCCGCCGAAGTTTTCAATGGTCCGGCCTTCGGTGACCATGTAGATGATGCCCCGGAGCACGCCGTTGGTACCCAGGGTGAAAATCAGGGACGGCACACCGAAGAAGGAAACCCCAATGCCGTTGAACAGTCCCACCGCCGCGCCGATCAGCAGTACGCAGACCAGCATCTTCCCGATGCTGCCGCCCTCCTGGGCGATCATGCCGGTGACCGAAGCCGCCAGTCCCAGTACCGCACCGATGGAAACGTCAATTTCCCCTGTCATGATGACGAAGGCGATCCCGATAGCCAGCAGGGTATACATGGTTGCCGTGTTGAAGCAGGCAATGATATTGGAGTAGCTCAGGAACGAGGCATTGGCCAGGCCGGTGATCAGGAAGAGGAGAATCAGGAAGATCAGGCTGGAACTCCAGCGGGCCTTCAGCAGTTTTTTCACGATGCTCATTCCGTCACCGCCTTTCTGCCGACGATCCCGAAGGATGCGCTGGTCAGGACGTCCTGGTTGATCTCATCATGGCTGAATTCCCCGTTGATCCTGCCCTGGAACACCGTGACGGCGCGGTCCGCGATTTCCACCACTTCTTCAATGTCCGAGGAAACCATCAGCACCGCAACTCCCGCCTCTTTCAGTTGATGAATGATGTTGTAGACGTCGCCGCGGGCACCGGCGTCGATTCCGCGGGTAGGCTCATCCAGAATCACGACCTTGGGCAGCGTGGAAAGTGCCCGGGCGATAACCACCTTCTGCTGGTTGCCGCCGGAAAGGCTGCCGATCAGGTCTTCCAGGGAAACGATCTTGGTTCGGAAATCGTCCACATATTTCTGTGAAATCTGCTTCTGCTTTTTCCGGTTGATATCCACCCGGCCGATCTCCCGGGTATTCAGGAGGGCGGAAGTGGTATTGGAGGAAATGGAGCGGATCTTGAACAGGCCGTGGTAATGCCGGTCTTCAGGAACGAAGTTGATGCCCGCCCTCAGCAGCTGGCCGGTGGACAGCCCCGTAATATCCTTGCCTTCCAGCAGCACCTTGCCGGCCAGCGTCTTGTCCCGGCCGAAAATGGTGCTGATCAGTTCCGTGCGTCCCGCGCCGACCACGCCGGCGATGCCCAGGATCTCGCCCGGATAAAGCTTGAAGGAAATATCCTTGAAACCATAGCCCGTCAGCCCCTGCACTTCCATGACCGGATCCAGGTGTTCGTAATCCACGGGCACATACGCGCATCTGCCGCTTGTGCACATTTCCACGTCCGAGGGCAGCAGGCCCCGGATCAGCATTTCCTTATTAAACTCCCCTACCGGGCCTTTCAGCGTGATTACACCGTCCCGCATGATGGCCACATCCGTTGCCACCTCAAAAACTTCTGTCAGGCGGTGGGTGATGTAGATCATGCTGATGCCCTTGCTCTTCAGGTCCCCGATGACCTTGAACAGGGACTGTACCTCACCGAAGGTCAGGGCGCTGGTGGGCTCATCCAGGATGAGCACCTTGGCTTCCCGCAGGAGGCCGCGGAGGATTTCCACCAGCTGCTGCTCCGCAATGGAAAGGGTGTTGGCCTTCCGCTGGAGATTCAGCCGGAAATCCAGTTCCTTCATATGGGTGGCCAGGCGTTTCCGAAGCTCCGGCACCTTATCCTTAAATCCCATCAGGATGTTTTCTTCCACCGTCATGTTGGGGAAAAGCATCGGTTCCTGGGGAACCATATAAATACCGGCCGAGAGGGCGGCGGACGGATTGACCATGTTCACGGGGCAGCCGTCCACTTCAATGGCGCCGCTGTCAGCACGATAGATCCCCATGATGATTTTCATGAGGGTGCTTTTGCCTGCTCCGTTTCCGCCGATCAGCGCAAGAACCTCTCCGGCCCGGAGGGATATGCTGACGCCCTTCAGCACTTCATTGATGCCGAAGGCCTTCCGGATATTGCTGACCGAAAGTGTGCAGACAGCACGGCTGTCTGCGTTTACATTAGCCACGGGTTTTCTTTCCTTTCCCAGCGAAGTAGATATTTTATTTCACAACGCAACATTTGTTCACTCACGAAACAGTATATATGCCGGCATAACATTTGTCAACAGCTTTTTCCATTATCAGTTTGCGTGCCTTTGATCATTTGTAATTCAATATTTATAAGGAAATACAGTAAGAAAGTGCTGAATTCCATTGACATCTGCACAGGATGATGCTATACTCCATCTTGATTAACATTTGTTTACAACTTAAACTTTTGTATGAAGAGGGCTGAAGCGATATGGATTATGAAGAAGCGCTGATGGCGAAGGCCGCCTGGTACTACTATTTTGAAAACCTCACTCAGCAGCAGATCTCCGATCAGATCGGCGTCACCCGGCTCCGGGTTGTCCGTCTGCTGGAAAAAGCCCGGGAAACCGGCATGATCCAGTTTTCCCTCCGTCGGGGCAGTGAAGACCGGCTGGAGGCGGAAAAGCGCCTCAAGGAGCGTTACGGCCTGGAGGACGTCTTCCTGGTGCCCGGTCCCGCGGACCCGTCCCGCACCAACGCGAATATCGCCAAAGCCGCCAGCATGTATATTAATGAACGGCTGAAGGAAAACAGCGTGATCAACATCGGTTACGGGGACACCCCCGGCCGGGTGCTGAACAACCTGGCCACCATGGCCGAAAGCACCATCACCTGCGTTTCCCTCACCGGCGGCGTCAGCTATTACCTGCCGAACACCCTCAGCAACGTGTTCAACGCCAAGCTTCACCTGATTCCCGCTCCCCTGCTGGCCTCCACCAGCGAGATGGCTGAGGCCATGCGGAAAGAGGAAAGCGTGCAGCAGATCAGCCGGATGATTTCCCATGCGGAGCTCTCGGTGGTTGGCATCGGCTCCATGGATATGAGCGCCACCATCTTCCATTCCGGCATACTGAACAATAACGACCTGCTCTACCTGTCCATGAAGGGGGCCAAGGGCGACGTGCTCAGCCATTTCCTGGACAGCGAAGGCAACCCGGTCAGCAGTCCCATCGAGGACCGTCTCATCGCCACCTCCCTGGACAAGCTGCGGAACCTGCACCATGTGATCGGCGTCGCGGCGGGCAAGGTCAAGGCGGAAGCAATCCGTTCCGCCCTGAAGGGACACTTCCTGGATATCCTGATCACCGATACGGATACCGCGCAGGCCATTCAGGAAATGGATGACGCGGAATAAGCAATCTACACAGTACAGATACAGGATCTTTTACGGGAGGGAAAAGCACAGATGGAAAAACAGTACCTGATGGCGGTGGATGCCGGAACCGGCAGCGTCCGGGCGGTTCTTTTCGACACGGAAGGAAACCAGTTGGGCTGCGTCCAGCAGGAATGGACGCACGCGGAAGATCCGCGTTTCCCCGGCAGTATGGATTTTGACTGGAAACACAACTGGGACCTGGCCAGCTCCTGCATCCGCGGTGTGCTGGCGGAAACAGGGATTGATCCGAAGGCAATCGCCGCGGTCAGCACCACCTGCATGCGGGAGGGCATTGTGCTGTACAACGCCGCAGGGGAGGAAATCTGGGCCTGCGCCAATGTGGACGCCCGGAGCAACGACGAGGTTGCCGAGCTGATCCGGATGAACCCCGAACTGGAAAAGGAAATCTATCGGGTATCCGGACAGACCTACGCCCTGGGTGCCCTGCCCCGTATTCTCTGGGTCAAAAACAAAATGCCGGAGATCTATGAGCAAGTCAAAACCGTGGGCATGTTCAACGACTGGCTGATTTACAAGCTCACCGGCGTGCTGGCTGTGGAGCCTTCCAACGGCAGCACCACCGGCATTTTCGATCTCCAGAGCCGTTCCTGGGATCCGGAAATCATGCGCAAAGTAGGCCTGAAGGACGATATTTTCCCGCCCGTAGCTGAATGCGGCCAGGTGATCGGAACGGTCAACGCGAAAGGCGCAGCGGAAACCGGGCTGGCGGAAGGCACCCGGGTGGTCACCGGCGGCGGAGACGCCCAGCTGGGCTGCGTGGGCGTCGGCGTGGTGGATCCCGGCCAGGCTGCCATTTTCGGCGGAAGCTTCTGGCAGTATGAATTCAACACCCCCAACGGAAAGACGGACGAGCAGTGCCGCGTCCGCGTCAACTGCCACGCCGTTCCCAACATGTGGCAGTATGAGGCCCTGGCCTTCAAGCCCGGCCTGACCATGCGCTGGTACCGTGACGCCTTCTGCCAGGAGGAATGCCGCCTGGCCAAGGAAAAGCGCACCGATCCCTATCAGCTGATGAATGAGCAGGCGGAGAAGATTCCCGCCGGCTGCTACGGCATGATGTGCACCTTCAGCGACGTAATGAATTTCATTGCCTGGCGTCATGCGGCACCCACCTTCACCAATTTCGATTTTGACGCGGAGAAATACAACAAGTACACCTTCTACCGGGCCATCATGGAAAACACCGCCCTGATCGCCCGGGGCCATATGGATCTTGTTCGGGAATCCACCG is a genomic window containing:
- a CDS encoding sugar ABC transporter ATP-binding protein → MANVNADSRAVCTLSVSNIRKAFGINEVLKGVSISLRAGEVLALIGGNGAGKSTLMKIIMGIYRADSGAIEVDGCPVNMVNPSAALSAGIYMVPQEPMLFPNMTVEENILMGFKDKVPELRKRLATHMKELDFRLNLQRKANTLSIAEQQLVEILRGLLREAKVLILDEPTSALTFGEVQSLFKVIGDLKSKGISMIYITHRLTEVFEVATDVAIMRDGVITLKGPVGEFNKEMLIRGLLPSDVEMCTSGRCAYVPVDYEHLDPVMEVQGLTGYGFKDISFKLYPGEILGIAGVVGAGRTELISTIFGRDKTLAGKVLLEGKDITGLSTGQLLRAGINFVPEDRHYHGLFKIRSISSNTTSALLNTREIGRVDINRKKQKQISQKYVDDFRTKIVSLEDLIGSLSGGNQQKVVIARALSTLPKVVILDEPTRGIDAGARGDVYNIIHQLKEAGVAVLMVSSDIEEVVEIADRAVTVFQGRINGEFSHDEINQDVLTSASFGIVGRKAVTE
- the lsrF gene encoding 3-hydroxy-5-phosphonooxypentane-2,4-dione thiolase; this translates as MADKDGLKIAKDYHTETPFANNRAFHVKGAEHLDWGMKKHLANIFDPKSGNTVMFAFDHGYFMGSTAGLERLDLVVPKLMPNIDCLMGTRGALRTCVPPENRKAVALRVSSGSSMLNDDLSHEVVAVDIEDAIRMNADCMAVQTFIGADGQLASIDNLSKVINAGFRYSIPTLGVVAVGKDMERTDRFFKLATRIIAEMGVQIVKTYYCENFEEVVAACPVPIVVAGGKKLPEDEALTLAYKAIQGGARGVDMGRNIFQSNHAIEMSQAIRKIVHEGYTDKEAFEFFQDAIH
- a CDS encoding ABC transporter permease, giving the protein MSIVKKLLKARWSSSLIFLILLFLITGLANASFLSYSNIIACFNTATMYTLLAIGIAFVIMTGEIDVSIGAVLGLAASVTGMIAQEGGSIGKMLVCVLLIGAAVGLFNGIGVSFFGVPSLIFTLGTNGVLRGIIYMVTEGRTIENFGGPVAVYGNMSLFAGISLYYLIALVLVVIAHLVTTRTRRGKYFIAVGDNAGGATLVGISVLRTKITAYVICGVMAGIAGYVFASKYGQVMNVAGNGYEMTAIAACVLGGISLSGGLGNMVGAAIGAVIMSSISRLLVFIGLPSTYDNTITGVMLIAIVVVDALTQRRAIEAARRKRLLNRTESKPEEGGIKA
- a CDS encoding sugar-binding transcriptional regulator produces the protein MDYEEALMAKAAWYYYFENLTQQQISDQIGVTRLRVVRLLEKARETGMIQFSLRRGSEDRLEAEKRLKERYGLEDVFLVPGPADPSRTNANIAKAASMYINERLKENSVINIGYGDTPGRVLNNLATMAESTITCVSLTGGVSYYLPNTLSNVFNAKLHLIPAPLLASTSEMAEAMRKEESVQQISRMISHAELSVVGIGSMDMSATIFHSGILNNNDLLYLSMKGAKGDVLSHFLDSEGNPVSSPIEDRLIATSLDKLRNLHHVIGVAAGKVKAEAIRSALKGHFLDILITDTDTAQAIQEMDDAE
- a CDS encoding ABC transporter permease, translated to MTILKKLLKRWETFLVLFLILEFVVFGAANPKFLRPASIMTAVVNYISVCIITLFVTMVMIGGGIDIQVASIIGLTSIIEGVLWSDAGFNIWAAVLCAVAAAALCGALSGFFVAYCGVQPMVVTLGGSFLYSGLALLVSGMSATPAYQGISGFPEKLKGNIFVDFRFLGKGELFGIPFQIIIYVVLILFCVWLLHRTKYGERLYLIGVNKEAAEYSGINTRAVIMSTYVLAAVSAAIAGTLLTSNVNSAKYNLGSGYTLAIITAVVLGGTSNTGGKGTILGTVLASLIICIMRYGLPLCFGVSTQNLDLPVGIILVIVVLGREIAGKHMISSMFRRLKSRSA
- a CDS encoding substrate-binding domain-containing protein, which encodes MKRILSLVLALCLVLGISAAFADGKSPVDGLTVAFIPKVSGNSFFEAANDGAQKYAADWGLTVKYIGSPDASVTTQLDLIQQAIDQGVDAISISSVDATALDEKLQEAQAAGIYVSTWDSDVSPDSRALMVSQGTAAVLGPMLVEMGVESLKERGVDVNGEVKYVWHYSNPSVADQNSWYVAGEEYIKATYPTWVAIHDPYYSEQDAAKSVNIGEAVLDDNPDVDLIICNDSTALPGQCKAAQNKGLTAENVTITGFCPPSGMTEYLEAGACTRWGLWDCGIQGAMGCYLAAYISAGNTVHVGDKVDIPGIGEVEILANSDLVEGQETAEENNGVVLLPERVVFTKDNVAQYNF
- the lsrK gene encoding autoinducer-2 kinase, whose protein sequence is MEKQYLMAVDAGTGSVRAVLFDTEGNQLGCVQQEWTHAEDPRFPGSMDFDWKHNWDLASSCIRGVLAETGIDPKAIAAVSTTCMREGIVLYNAAGEEIWACANVDARSNDEVAELIRMNPELEKEIYRVSGQTYALGALPRILWVKNKMPEIYEQVKTVGMFNDWLIYKLTGVLAVEPSNGSTTGIFDLQSRSWDPEIMRKVGLKDDIFPPVAECGQVIGTVNAKGAAETGLAEGTRVVTGGGDAQLGCVGVGVVDPGQAAIFGGSFWQYEFNTPNGKTDEQCRVRVNCHAVPNMWQYEALAFKPGLTMRWYRDAFCQEECRLAKEKRTDPYQLMNEQAEKIPAGCYGMMCTFSDVMNFIAWRHAAPTFTNFDFDAEKYNKYTFYRAIMENTALIARGHMDLVRESTGGAPQEVVFAGGASKGDIWCQILADVLGLPVKVPVVREATALGAAIIAGYGAGIYSDISSASRQLVKWAKVFEPNMEAHQVYDRMYGVWRKIYDAQLALSDAGITRYMWAAPGLQ